A DNA window from Loxodonta africana isolate mLoxAfr1 chromosome 7, mLoxAfr1.hap2, whole genome shotgun sequence contains the following coding sequences:
- the ATL3 gene encoding atlastin-3 isoform X2 → MSEELASGMVPVLGQQKVAVILMDTQGAFDSQSTVKDCATIFALSTMTSSVQIYNLSQNIQEDDLQQLQLFTEYGRLAMDEISQKPFQTLMFLVRDWSFPYEYNYGLQGGMAFLDKRLQVKEHQHEEIQNVRNHIHSCFSSVNCFLLPHPGLQVATSPDFDGKLKDIASEFKDQLQVLIPFVLDPSNLMEKEINGSKVTCRGLLEYFKAYIKIYQGEDLPHPKSMLQATAEANNLAAAASAKDIYYNHMEEVCGGEKPYLCPDILEEKHCEFKQLALDHFKKTKKMGGKDFSLRYQGELEEEIKELYESFIKHNASKNVFSTFRTPAVLFTGIVALYIASAFTHFVGLEAVAQLFNCMVGLLLIALLTWGYIRYSGEYRELGGAIDNGASYVLEQATSYMCNSTQAALRGAAVGNQPVDKKAQ, encoded by the exons atgtctgaagagttggcttcgggaatggttcctgtcctgggccaacagaag gtTGCAGTTATTCTGATGGACACCCAGGGGGCATTCGACAGCCAGTCAACGGTGAAAGATTGTGCCACCATCTTTGCTCTAAGCACCATGACTAGTTCTGTTCAG ATTTACAATTTGTCCCAGAACATTCAGGAAGACGATCTTCAACAGCTGCAG CTCTTCACAGAATATGGTCGTCTGGCAATGGATGAAATTTCCCAAAAACCCTTCCAG ACATTGATGTTTTTGGTTCGAGACTGGAGTTTCCCTTACGAATACAACTATGGCTTACAGGGAGGAATGGCATTTTTGGATAAGCGTCTACAG GTGAAGGAACATCAACATGAGGAAATTCAGAATGTTCGAAATCACATCCACTCGTGTTTTTCCAGTGTTAACTGTTTTCTCCTACCACACCCAGGACTCCAGGTGGCCACAAGCCCCGACTTTGATGGGAAATTGAAAG ATATTGCCAGTGAATTCAAAGACCAGTTACAGGTACTGATACCATTTGTATTAGACCCATCTAACTTAATGGAAAAGGAGATCAATGGCTCAAAAGTCACCTGTCGAGGACTGCTGGAGTATTTTAAG GCATATATTAAAATTTACCAAGGAGAAGATCTGCCTCACCCCAAATCCATGCTTCAG GCCACTGCTGAAGCCAACAATTTAGCAGCTGCAGCCTCTGCCAAGGACATTTATTATAACCACATGGAAGAG GTTTGTGGGGGAGAGAAGCCTTATTTGTGTCCAGACATTCTAGAGGAGAAGCACTGTGAATTCAAACAACTTGCTCTGGACCATTTTAAGAAGACCAAGAAGATGGGTGGGAAGGATTTCAGCCTTCGTTACCAGGGGGAGCTGGAGGAGGAAATCAAGGAACTTTATGAGAGCTTCATCAAGCACAACGCTAGCAAGAATGTCTTCAGCACCTTCCGCACCCCCGCCGTGCTGTTCACGGGCATTGTAGCTTTATACATTGCCTCAGCCTTCACTCACTTTGTTGGTCTCGAGGCTGTGGCCCAGCTGTTCAACTGTATGGTTGGACTGCTATTAATAGCACTGCTTACCTGGGGTTACATCAGGTATTCTGGTGAATATCGTGAGCTGGGTGGAGCTATCGATAACGGTGCATCGTACGTATTAGAGCAG GCTACTTCTTACATGTGTAACTCCACTCAGGCGGCTTTGAGGGGTGCAGCTGTTGGGAACCAACCGGTGGataaaaaagctcaataa